The window GGCCTGGGCTTTGCTGATGGCCTTTTTGCAATTATTCCCAGCTGTTGGGACTGTGTGGGTGCCTGTCACAGCCACAGGGGCCACCAGGAACTCTGTGCTCCCCTGTGattgcccagctctgcctgtgcctcgTGGTCCAGGTGGAAGCCAGAgtggaagcagcagtgctggaaacagCAGGGATCACAGGCAGGCCGTGGTTCAGCCCAGGGGCACTGGATCTCCTGGGCTGAGGTGGCACCTTTAGTGGCTTCCAGGAGCTGGCCAAGCCTAGGCAGGGAGCCCCGCAGGGGACCCAGCAGTGCAAGGTGGGTCTGTGAGGTTCTGCTTTATCAAGGCACCTGATTCTGCTGCTGCCGCCTGCTGCGTTTGTGTGGGTTGGAGAGGAGTttggggaggggatttgggctctggagctcaggcagggcaggcagagcggtgaccctgccctgtgctcctctcccccagcacagTCCACCCTGATGGCATCTCCACAGACAGAGGAGTTCTTCGACCTCATcgccagctcccagagcaggcGCCTGGATGACCAACGTGCCAACGTGGGCAACCTGCCCGGCCTGCGGATAACCCACAACAACCTGGGCCACCTGCGCGTGGAGGGGGACGCCCAGGAGCCCGGGGACGAGTTCTTCAACATGCTCATGAAGTGTCAGGtatgggcacagggctggggagctctgacacctctgctccagccccttcctccccGCCCTGTGCTAATGCTGAggcccctctgtcccctgcagtCCTCCAGGATCGATGACCAGCGCTGTGCCCCCCCAGACTCCATCCCCCGTGGCCCCACCATGCCTGACGAAGACTTTTTCAGCCTCATCCAGCGTGTCCAGGCCAAACGCATGGACGAGCAGCGTGTGGATTTGGCCTCAGCCCAGGAGGAGGccgaggaggagcagcagaggcctGGTTCCAGCTAAGAACAGGGCTTGGGTCTGGGGGGGTTGTTTcagctttattttgttttttaaaaaggaagaacaagAGTAGGTGGTTTCAAGCCCGAGTGCTCCTGTGCTCCCAGTCTTGCACCTCCATCGTGTTCCTATGGGAGAGCCCAACGGATGGGGGACAGTTTTTaaagaaggggtttttttaggacACTCGGCCACTGTAACTCTGGGCACAGCACCTGGAAGACTTTAGCAGCCCCTTGCTGATCACCTAAAACCCCAGGAACTTGGAGGAGCCCACAGAGGGTAGCTAACTCCACCcttgatttcttttatttccacaacacttttatttaaacagggaaagggaagaacaCCTTTTCCATTTTGAAGTCCTCCTGTCTTCCCTGACACAAATGGTTCTGGATCCTTCTCTGGAACATCTTGTTCAGCTTTGTTCCTTCTACAGGAGAAAGAAAGCCCAAGTCCTTTAAACCTTATCCACCCCAGCTGCATCGTGGTCCTACACACCTGAGTATATTTTAGGTTTGCTGAGGACTCTCTGGAGAGCCCTGGACAttctctgcttccagctgcagctctgcaggacctCCTGAGCAGGGGAAAAGCCTCACTGACCCTAAGCTTTAGTGGGATTTGTTACCTCTGgagccccctgcagccccatggcaggggctgttCCTGGGCAGAAGGAAGGAGTCTCTGCCCAGGTGTTCACCCCACAGcaaacagggacagctcctggtgccACTGAGCCGCCGAGAGGGCATCCAAGACACAACCTGTGTGTGACAGGGCCCTGCTCCAAGAGCCAGCAAAGCTTTCTGCCCATGGCTCATCCCTCCTTTTTTCtgtgtccaacagcagctcgGACCAATGGCCCTTCCCTCCTCTTGTTTCTCCCCAAAccagcactgagctgctccCAGTGAGGCTCTCTGGTTCTGTCCACCTGTCTCCAGGCCCTGGAGCCTCAGgagagccccagcctggggggctggCTGGGAACTCACATTTACTGTCATTTGCCCCTTTTGGAccagctggaaaagctggaggaggggagcagggaccTGACTTGAGGAGGTgcagtatttttcctttgcttgaCCAGAGACAATGCTGggcttcagcagctccagcgcCGAGTTGTGCCGAAGCAGCGCCGCTCCTGCAGAGACTAAATCAGCACTTTGGATTTGAAATGCATTTGATGGAAACAttcccagccagcagggaggtATTTTTAGACCAGTGATGCTGCTCATGGGGCATTTACCCTGCCTGCACTGACCATGTGGAGTGGTAGCTGCAGTTTACCTGCGACCTGGGAGCACTCACCTGCTGCTTGGCCGAGGCTGGGCCTccttcctggggctggcagagctctggagaggggagaggaggagctgcccacCCCCTACCTACCAGCCAAGCTGGCAtttgtaaaagagaaaaacattggTGATGATGACCTAAccagctgcaggctccagcctgtgcagctctcagcCAGGTGGTGAACTGGAACCTGACCATTAAGCTTTCAGAGGTATTATTGAGGTATTATTTGCCATATACTTGAATGTATgagcttatttattttttacatgtGCATTTGCTAATGTCATTTTAATGGGGAATTTCCAACCCACAGgtacttgttttttttctaaaaaataatCTGCCAAATGGATTAATATATTAGAAATGAATACAGCTCaaggggaaggggtggggggaattgtgcttaataaatatttgtgtCTAAGCTTCAGTGCAAATACTCATTTCCATTATTTCctggctgagagcagggctAATCCTGGCCCTTTGGAATAAGGATGAGGATGCAGGGGGGGTCTCTGGTAACAAGACACCACCACATGTGCTAAGGACAGTGTTGGGCACCCACCTCCTTATCACTTTACTCTATGAGCACATGGGGCTCATGGCAGCCACCActatcccagctctgcctgactGCCAGCATGGATGTGGCTGTGGAGGGAAGGCACAAAGCCCTGAGAATTCCCTGCCCAGAAGTTTCCAGGACAACAGGGCagacagagcagccctgcatgGCTGAGAAAAGGccactggaaaaggctgaggcGAGGCTGAGCTGTTCTTTTCAGGCCCTGCCCGATCTCCGTGCCACCCCGGCGCCTGGCCCAAAGCTGGGTTGTTCCCCAGAGCCAGGGGACAAGGGCAGggagtgctgggcacagccctggcaccggCCCTTGGAGTAgacacaaagcagcagcaccagctcattccagcacagcaggcatGAGCAGGCTGTTGGACTGGGCTGGAaggcagcctgggagcagcagtttGGATCCTGAGCCCTCTGAGGATAAAGCCAAGTCACAGCTGGGCTTCCTGTGCCTGGCCCATTTGTGCtggccagtgccagccctgacCAAAGATTAATAAAGAGCCACCAGCTTGTTCTCATCAGGTGTTCTCACACCTCTGggtgcctgggcacagcagctctgcgTGTGACCTGGGCCCAGAATTGTGCCCCAGTGTGTGCAGAGACTCAGATCCCCAGGAGCAGGTGATCCCTGGGAGAGAGTGATGGTGTCTCACCTCCTGTCTCTCcatcctgagcagcacaggctcGTTCTGAGCTCCTGTGAGCAGAGGGCACTGGCTAGCCCTGAGtctccagagcagcctgcagggtggctgctgtgctgaatCCTCCTCTCTCCCACGCTGCCAGGCTCGGTCCAGCGTCGGGAAGAGCTCTCTGATGCTGACATCCGCTGGAGAGGCGCGGGACTGCCGGCCCgtgagtgctgctgcagctgtgcagtgctgctgggagcagggctgtccccagtgcagggcaggTCCTCTTCTggaaaaaccctaaaaatccAGCAGAAACACGAGATCCTGCCCTCTCCTACCCAGCTGTACACAAGCACCAGAGGCACCCGCAGGACAGAGCTGATGTCAGGCCTGGAGAAAGGGACTCAGGAGAAAGGCTGCTTCTCCTCACTCCCTGCCTTTGGCTAGAGCAAGCCTGTGTGCTTACCTGTGTCCCCTTTCCAGAGCAAACCCACTGCCCCATGACacaacatttttcagaaaaaacagcttcaaaaaggagaaaaaaaattcgGGTTTTTAGCTGCAATCTCTTAGCAGCAAATCTTTTCGTATTATGTGCAAATTCCCTCCCCTTATGTTGGCCTGaaagctcagagcagcagcaagaactGCCACCCACcatgctcagagctgcagaggcagccccagggcacagggacctgTCTCTGTCCTGCCCCCAAAGAGCACCTGGTGACAAAGGGCACTGGCACAAGGACAAACACTAAAATCTAGGAGCAGCCAACACAGATTTTGCTACATTTTGCTACATTTTTACTATAACACAGCAAAAATGTGCACCATCTTCCTGTAGCTGGGACCTAGTAACAGGTAAGAAAGGTAAGGAAAACAGTATAAAAAAGCCAGATTGTAAATGAGTGGTTTCCAAGGCAACACAGATCCTGCAACAGCTGCTCTGTTCCACCCCATCAAAGGCATCAGCACCATGGAAGCAGAATGCTGATTTTCAGATTAAAGGTAATAAAACAAACACTTTTCCAGCAGTGCTAATAGgtgccagcagcccagctcagggggaGAACACAGCAGTATtctgagatgcaaatttctgTTTGTCAATCCTGGGTCACTCCTGCAGCTGGCTGTGTCAGGGAGAGCTGCATCTCACCAGGACCTGAGCACACATGAGCTGGCTGATGAAGTTCCTGCCCCTGTTTCATCACTCTGCACTGACACACCCACAGAACATGACAGCTTTCCTGGTGCTCTGACCCAACACTTAGAATGCAACACAAATAAAATTGTTATGAACACTCCAGATGAAGGAAACTCGTGAATGCCTGCAATACCCTCACTGAATCCATGGCTGATGAAGCACCACAAGCAGCTGGAGATGCttggctgagagaactgggttTGCTCAGCCCAAGACACAAAGGCTGAGAGAGGTTTTACTGCTTTCTGTGCCTCGGTGATGAGGGAGATCCATAGAGGTTGTGATTCAAGATCCTGAATATCCTCCT is drawn from Haemorhous mexicanus isolate bHaeMex1 chromosome 21, bHaeMex1.pri, whole genome shotgun sequence and contains these coding sequences:
- the GPSM1 gene encoding G-protein-signaling modulator 1 isoform X8, producing the protein MTPGGCCGGVSPLGSEQKINRTPSDEECFFDLLSKFQSNRMDDQRCPLEECPAEAAEAAATRVPALGERLSQSTLMASPQTEEFFDLIASSQSRRLDDQRANVGNLPGLRITHNNLGHLRVEGDAQEPGDEFFNMLMKCQSSRIDDQRCAPPDSIPRGPTMPDEDFFSLIQRVQAKRMDEQRVDLASAQEEAEEEQQRPGSS
- the GPSM1 gene encoding G-protein-signaling modulator 1 isoform X9 — protein: MDDQRCPLEECPAEAAEAAATRVPALGERLSQSTLMASPQTEEFFDLIASSQSRRLDDQRANVGNLPGLRITHNNLGHLRVEGDAQEPGDEFFNMLMKCQSSRIDDQRCAPPDSIPRGPTMPDEDFFSLIQRVQAKRMDEQRVDLASAQEEAEEEQQRPGSS
- the GPSM1 gene encoding G-protein-signaling modulator 1 isoform X7, whose protein sequence is MDSLDLLKFPSEKEQNGDSHHVGEVKISGKEFLSLPARARRHREHQASSERKAQGSPLDAGELRVQVPQSKINRTPSDEECFFDLLSKFQSNRMDDQRCPLEECPAEAAEAAATRVPALGERLSQSTLMASPQTEEFFDLIASSQSRRLDDQRANVGNLPGLRITHNNLGHLRVEGDAQEPGDEFFNMLMKCQSSRIDDQRCAPPDSIPRGPTMPDEDFFSLIQRVQAKRMDEQRVDLASAQEEAEEEQQRPGSS